CGACGTCAACGGCGGGCTGTACATGTAGGGAACCGAGCAAGGCTAGCAAGGCTAAGGAGTAAGCACATGGCTGCAGAGCGTGAGGTCGTCGTCCTCTCCGGGGTCCGCACGGCCGTCGGGAAGTACGGGGGGAGCCTGAAGGACATGCCGCCGGCCGACCTGGGGGCGGCGGTGGTCCGCGAGGCGGTGAGCCGGTCCGGGGCCGAGCCGGCCGACGTCGGACACGTGGTGTTCGGCAACGTCATCCACACCGAGACCCGCGACATGTACCTGTCCAGGGTGGCCGCGGTGAACGGCGGCCTCCCGGTCGAGACGCCGGCCTTCACCCTCAACCGGCTGTGCGGGTCGGGGCTGCAGGCGATCGTCTCGGCCGCCCAGCTGGTCCTGCTCGGCGACACCGAGGTGGCCCTGGCCGGCGGGGCCGAGTCGATGAGCCGCGGGCTGTACGGGATGCCGGCGATGCGCTGGGGCGCCCGCATGGGCGAGACCAGCGCCTCGGACATGATGGTCGGGGCCCTGACCGACCCCTTCGACGACTGCCACATGGGGGTCCCGGCCGAGAACGTGGCCGGCAAGTGGGGCATCTCCCGCGAGGACCAGGACGCGCTGGCCGTGCAGTCCCACCAGCGGGCGGCCAAGGCCACCGCCGAGGGCCACTTCAAGGACCAGATCCTCCCCATCGAGCTCAAGAGCCGCAAGGGCACCAGCACCTTCGACACCGACGAGCACATCCGGGCCGACGCCTCGATGGAGGGCATGGCCAAGCTGCGCCCGGTGTTCGACAAGAGCGGGTCGGTGACCGCCGGCAACGCCGCCGGGATCAACGACGCCGCCGCCGCGGTGGTCCTGGCCGACGCCGGCTGGGCCGAGC
This DNA window, taken from Actinomycetota bacterium, encodes the following:
- a CDS encoding acetyl-CoA C-acyltransferase family protein; amino-acid sequence: MAAEREVVVLSGVRTAVGKYGGSLKDMPPADLGAAVVREAVSRSGAEPADVGHVVFGNVIHTETRDMYLSRVAAVNGGLPVETPAFTLNRLCGSGLQAIVSAAQLVLLGDTEVALAGGAESMSRGLYGMPAMRWGARMGETSASDMMVGALTDPFDDCHMGVPAENVAGKWGISREDQDALAVQSHQRAAKATAEGHFKDQILPIELKSRKGTSTFDTDEHIRADASMEGMAKLRPVFDKSGSVTAGNAAGINDAAAAVVLADAGWAERKGLAPMGRLVAYAHAGVEPKYMGIGPVPAVRMVLEKANLKVDDIDVFELNEAFAAQALAVVRDLSLPEDRTNPNGSGVSLGHPIGATGCILTVKALYELERIGGRRALVTMCIGGGQGIAAIFERAA